The genomic window ATAGAGCATTAATACTCTAAGTATAAATTTTACATAACAAAAAACTACATAGATTTAAATTAAGTTCATTAAAAAAtgatacaaattaattaactgTGCACTTTAATGAAAGGACcgaaaaaatttaattcttttatttgtttacttagTTTCTTACTTCTGTCAGCAAAATGATTACTTATGGCGTTTGAGAAACCAGTTGTAAGTTTAAATACAGTAGTCAATACCCTGGAAATGTTTATCCGACATTTTTAGATTCCTGTGTAGTAGAGATTAATACTTGAAATGCGATAAAAAGAAACACCATATAAGGCCCTGTGCAGACTACGCTCCACCGATTTAATCGACATTAAGTCCAGTCCATATTTTATTAACGCAATGAGTTAGGGAATGCTTCAACTGTTTTAACTGACATATGCTTACCATAGGTCCTGGGGTTGTTTATGGGTGTGTTTTTTGTTATCTATAGGTATTCAAATTTCTGGATATTCCACAACACCTTGACtactatttattttcttattggACTCAACATATATGGtttatttagaaaaatattaaaaatcaaatatttatagtcAATACCACCCTAAATAAATGGTCTGTCATTTACTTTGCCTAACTTTAGCAAATCTTAGTTAGACAATAACATAAGATAGCTATTATATTGGCAATAAAACATAGTGTGGATGAAGCCGTAGTAGCAATGATGTAAGCATCCGGAAAACAATTGTATGGCATCACGGTTTATGCTCTAAGAAAAAACCCAGTGTAAACACCCCTTTGcttcaaaaaaattttacttACAAAAAAATTGCTTACACTCTTAGCAAAAAACATTCGTCTAATGGCGCATACACATTAAATGTCGGTGCAGTTTTGTGTTTCTTTTCAGTGGTTTCAACTGGTCATGCTCAAATTGTATTTATCAATATACTGTTTgcagtatttatattttattggcaTTTTTATCATCGTTCCATTTTTCTTGAAAGTGCAGCATTACTAATCGAATGACTAGTTTACACGTCAATTTACTGAAGACAAATTCTGCCCTACACGaaataaagtatttttttattaaacatgGGATTAACCATATCTAGTCTTTTGACACGTTTGTTTGGAAAGAAACAAATGCGTATTCTTATGGGTATGTTGTTAATATCCGATATTTTACTACATTTAGCATTTCCAACATGTAAATATTAACCTTTAGTTCACTCTAAATTTTTAAGTACTTGCAATCAACGTGCacataacataaaatatttttacacgCAGTTGGTTTAGATGCTGCGGGAAAAACGACTATTCtatacaaattaaaactgGGTGAAATTGTAACCACCATACCAACCATAGGCTTCAATGTTGAAACTGtggaatataaaaatatatgtttcaCCGTTTGGGATGTTGGTGGCCAAGACAAAATTCGTCCCCTGTGGAGGCACTATTTCCAAAATACACAGGGTCTAATATTTGTAGTGGATTCCAACGATCGTGATCGTATAACTGAAGCTGAAAGAGAACTACAGAACATGGTACCTATTTTATTTAGGGAAATTTAGGTTCATACGTGTCAATCAATcccatattttatttttgccacaGCTCCAGGAGGATGAGCTTAGGGATGCAgtacttttaatttttgctaaCAAACAGGACCTACCAAATGCAATGACAGCTGCCGAGCTTACGGACAAGTTACGCCTTAACCAATTAAGGAATCGCCACGTATGTATAAGAATTGTTTTCCGCAAACATCtacttatatataaatatttttagtggTTCATTCAATCTACATGTGCTACCCAAGGTCACGGACTATATGAAGGACTTGATTGGCTATCTGCGGAACTGgctaagaaataaaaatattacttatATTGTAAGATAGGAATTAGTATTCCTATGCTAAAAAGTAGGCTCTAAATAAacttgtatatgtatataaaatcgATGGAATTGTGTTGTTACgttaaaatatgtatgcaaTAGTGCATTGAGATTGCTTAAAAAACTATCCCCGATGGACCtacaaaaaagtaaattatttcTGGATGTGCATCAAATACTATTACTGTATTgaatacaaaatttattttatacaccCTAAAcctaataattaaaaatttcattaatttatttttgtgttgtattcttaaaactattaattccaaattttaataacgaaaatttttatatacagttgcgaaaaaaaaatagctcCACTTGTccagtaaaactttgaataagtctcctacctacaattttgggtttaaaaggatctgaaatatctttttagaaaggttaaacaattcactttttaggaaataaaaaaaatcacaattgtTCTATGAATTCTTAACTTATTTAGgaactttattaaaaatgacaaaataaggcgaaaaaaataatagcaccacttcataaaaaatgctttaaacataaaatataaacttaacagtaacaaattcattaataacaAGTGATTGTATATTAAAACTACGCCGATCacattaatttagtatttggtagtgtatcctttattagcaataacagcTGCGCAACGCGTTGGCATGGAGTCAACCAGGTCCTGGCACCGTTTTGGGGTTATATTGCTCCAGGACTCCTTAATCACGGTCCATAGGCTTTCGTTAATAGTTGGCTTAAAAGCTGCAACTGCCTTTTTAATATCCGACCAAAGGTTTTCGATGGGATTGAGGTCTGGCGACTGCGCAGGCAACTCCAGAACatgaactgatttattttgggaccattccttggctttcctgctggtATGCTTGGGGTCATTGTCTTGTTGGAAGACCCATTTTAGCGGCATATCATATTCAGCTAAGGGTATCATCACCGTCTCCAAAATatccacatacacatgctGACCCATTATGGTTTTTATCCAATGTATTGGTCCAACTCCATAGTATGAAAAACATGTCCATACCATTACACTGGATCCGCCgtgtttaattgtttttattgtgtaATTTGGATTATATTCGGTGTTCCTAGGACGCCTTACATATGATCGAGATCCTTTGCCACCAAACATGTCAACCTAGCTCTCATCTGACCATAAAATGTTTCTCCATTTTTCGCATGGCCTATTTAAATGATCTTTGGCGAACTTAATGCGCTTGGCTAGGTGTCTCGCATTTAAAAGGGGGACCTTTCTTGGACTGCAGGCTTTTAAGCCATGTTCCCTGAGACATGTACGAACAGTTTGAACTGTTTCGGATATGTTAAGCTCCTCTTTAAGTTCTGTAGCAGCTTTGAACGGATCGTTTTTGCTCTCGCGGACTAGCCTGTTGACGTGACGTGTGCTCAGGGATCGTTTTCTCCCACGTTTTTCGGGCTTCTCATTAAATGTTATTGCATTGCGTATCATTTTGTTTGAGCATTGAAAGATTTGACGAATATTTCTAAAAgattttccttcagaaatgagttttttgatCAAGTCATGTTTTTCTTCAGTGCAGTGCTTTCCACGTCCCAttttaatgatattttaaaggaaattttaaaaaaattgttgtcgaaataaaagaacaagtgTCAAGTTTCATAACCACATGCTTTTTACCAAAGAAACCCTTCGATaattattgattatttgaaaaaatcgatagtggtgctatttttgttttcgcctcattttagaccttgccgcccaaaaaaaaggtatgaacaattcaaattttttttttcatttttggatgggaaaaatatctagcattatgcgaaaaatcAGTATTTGGTTCTATCGGTACCTcaaccttaatttatttgatcgataacaaaaaaaggtatggcggtgctattatttttttcgcaactgtaTTACATATGTGTATTGCAACCGTCGCACTATGGGGCAAACGACCACCGTATGTGGAAAAAcccattttttaaaagtcctttttttaaatagagCAACAAAGTGAGTCCGGCTCACTCCGTCTCTAAAACCTGTTATATGTTGTAGAGGTATCAATTCTTAGTATATGCTATTAGTATAAATGCACACTATTGCACACTTTCTCCAAAATGTAACTTTAAAGGGTCTAACCTCAAAgtgaaaaacaacaaatttaaagcTTCAATTCGTGTATGACGATTAACAATACGTgtgaaacataaatatatttattacaataaaattatagttccttgaattttatgttttttgggaaacattagttttaaaaacatatttatgctatttttaagaaaaaaagcTGTGAAGCAAGAAGTAAAACttcgatattttttaaaaacaaggtAAGCAACCCCcattttttactttattaagattatattttacattttttcgatcaaaaaagtttttttttgtaaactgaaaaaatatttaggttgttttttttttgtttgaaggcAGGACCACGCCCATTTTTCCTCAAatatattactatttttatcatgaacataaataaaaaaaaacaaacaaaaaaacagtCTACACGACAATACAGGATACTAAGCATGCATTTTGTACAGGATGGGCAGTTTTGTTACCTGTTatagtatgtatatacatatatatattatatatacaaaccgcccaaagctgccacgcccacacttttgaaaaatgttttgatattttttcatttttgtattggttttgtaaatttttatcgatttgccaaaaaaactttttgccacgcccactctaacgcccacaaaccgtccaaagctgccacgcccacacttttgaaaaatgttttcatattttttcatttttgtattagtctcgtaaatttctatcgatttgccaaaaaactatttgccacgcccactccaacgcccacaaaccgccaagactctccttcgcatttccactagctgagtaacgggtatcagatagtcggggaactcgactatagcgttctctcttgttttaaaacTACAAAATTAGGTAAAATACCATTCATCATActatataaaaatgcaaagtaCATATcatttaatactttttttttatgtttaatagTCAACGTAACcagtttaaataaaaattaaattaaataaaaatttacatttattgtaATCTGTATTTGTAATTGTATGGTGCATTAAAATGTAGAAATTTGTCTATTCATTTTGGAGAAAAACCTTTTAAAGTCTGGGTTTTATGACCTCTTCAGGtaaaatttctatcgatatgctagaaaaatgttgaaattacTCGTTGGCAGTTACACTGCCCAAGTAACTCTGAACTCTCCTGTTTTATATTACTTATATAAATAAGTAGTATAACCTTTTACTGTTTGATtaatgggtataaaaagaaggaaaaaacttGGTATGGGACACTTCCTTTTGTAGATCATCCTACATCCAATGTTTACTTTTTACATGTTTTTTGaaatttactttttactttaattaaaatataaatggttATTAAAGGGCGGAtactttaataaaattaattactaAGCAAACTCTTAAAGTATTTAAAGAACTTATACTATAGCTTATCCTTTTCATAAGTCATTGGTTTTGGCGATCTATTTCTGATTCGCAACAATGTACcctaaatattaaatttcctTGCGTAAGAACTCAGTCTTAACTTATTTGCTtctgttaaaataaaaaaaccaacatctTATATATTAATTCCACCTTCAAATGGGAccatccaaatttggttttCAGCATAGGTTACGTACGTACGTATATCCAGTCCTCAGGAATCATTTTGCGTTTAACTGTATAAAGGGTTTCACTTTGTATATATAAACCTGccttaaatataaacaaatgttGTTACATATAGCAAATGCTTGTCAACGATTGCATCTTCTTACTTCATACATAATGAACCTTTGCCCTTGCTAGATGAGACTTTGGACCTAGGAGTtgctttttataaaaaattccAGTTTTCTGCGCATTTGAATTATGTTCTTCTGAAGGCGTATGCAATGAATGGGCTTGGGATAGACTCACGTCTGCCTACGTCCGTTCTTGGGTGGAATATACTTCCAATACTTGGAGCCCCACTGTGTGCATGTCAACAGACTTAAACGGCTTCGGTAAAAATGCATGAAATGTGCACTCCAGCTCCTGCAATTTTTTGATCCCCGTCCATCGGCGTTCATTTTTGCGCGAAATGAACCCATCTATAGGGCCCtgcgattatttaattctCTTCCTGCAAGCATTCTCTTTAGTTAGGGAGCTTATACGCTTAatttaaaaaaggttttgtaaattattgtttataaaaGCGTATTGTATATTTGTAAGAAGCTAGACAATGTTCTATGTTTCCGTAAGTAAATAAACGCTAAAAAAATGCATTAGAGTGATAAGTTTTGCTCAATACGGCATTATATAATAGTTTTTGcattattattacattttgaAGTACTCTCGCATTTTTGGTCAACACAAaggaaattacaaaaaaaacacatgcACAAAGTGTACCTTTTTGTTGGCTTCTTAAAGCTTAAAGCTCAAAACTTTGGGGTGTGTTTTCGTGCGTTTTCTTATTAGTGGTGCTTTTTCCTTTACCTTCAAATTATATTCGATTCTCGGTGTTGaagaaatatttgtatttctataGGCTTATAAATTATAACTAAGAGTTTCGGAATGCAATTAAGCAGAATTATCCACATAGAATAATGGTAAACATGATATTCGTacctttaataaaaataacatcTGTGTGCTTATTAGGTACGAAAAAAACGGGAAAccataataaatataaatgtacgAGGCCGAAGTTATCTTAAAGAAATATGTTTTTCgtatataatattttccatACTCGTTATTGCTAATGCCTTGCCCCCAGTAATACGCGTGGGTAAGTTTTAAGTgaattattcatttatttcgACAATTATATGGTCTTGATAAATCACCAGGTGCTATATTTACCGACGATGAACGTGAAAGCAGTATTGAATCGGCATTTAAATACGCAATTTACCGTATAAATAAGGAAAAGAATCTTCTTCCCAATACCCAATTGGTATACGATATTGAGTATGTGCCCCGAGATGACTCGTTTCGCACTACTAAAAAGGTTTGCAGCCAGTTGGAGGCAGGTGTTCAAGCCATTTTTGGCCCAACTGATGCTCTTCTAGCTAGTCATGTACAATCCATATGCGAAGCTTATGATATACCCCATATTGAAGGTCGAATTGATCTTGAATATAATTCTAAAgaattttctattaatttatatCCGTCGCATACGCTCTTAACGCTAGCATATAGAGATATAATGGTCTACTTGAACTGGACAAAGGTGGCAATAATTTATGAAGAAGATTATGGTaactatattttatatatttattctgCCGGGTTTATTCATATGACATATATGATATTTTTGACATTGCATTATATCGACcatcatttatttaaacgCTTGGTCGGTAATTATATTTGATTCaactaataataaaacaagagagaacgctatagtcgagttccccgactatctgatacccgttactcagctagtggaagggagaaggagagtcttaaacacagtttttggcggtttgtaggcgttatagtgggcgtggcaaaatgttttttggcaaatcgatagaaatttacaagaccaataaaaaaatgaaaaaatatctaaacatttttcaaaagtgtgggcatggcagcttcgggcggtttgtgggcgttagagtgggcgtggcaaaacgttttttggcaaatcgatagaaatttacaagaccaatacaaaaatgaaaaaatatcaaaacatttttcaaaagtgtgggcgtggcagttttgggcggtttgtgggcgttagagtgggcgtggcaacatgaatcgacaaacttgcgctgcgtctatgtctctggagtctgtatgcctaatctaaactttctagcttttgtagttcctgagatctcagcgttcatacggacggacagacagacagacggacatggccagatcgactcgactattgatcctgatcaagaatatatatactttatatggtcggaaacgcttccttctgcctgttacattcttttcaacgaatctagtatacccttttactctacgagtaacgggtataaatatatttcagatatgtatatttttattgaaaggaactggaaatattttaaaaccatCGATTTTATACATTTCTGATATTATATTTGATCACCTTGTCAAATAGTAacatttacaaataattaatagcCAATAAATTAGGCACTCTACTGCAAAAAATCTAGTTTTTTATTAAAGCGCTCGAAGGAAGTAGCTGAATTAGAAAGTTTTTGCCCAAAAATTAGGCGTCTACCAAAGTATTGTACACAAATTGCCTAGTTTTTCCATAATTTCattataaacaagagagaacgctatagtcgagttccccgactatctgatacccgttactcagctagtggaaatgcgaaggagtgtcttcaacactgacagtatTTGGCGGTTTAAgtttttttagcaaatcgatagaaaatttttaagactaataaaaaaaaattttttaaaaatattaaaaccttttttaaaagtgtggcgtggcagctttgggcggcttgtgggcgttatagtgggcgtggcaacatgaatcgaccaatttgcgctgcgtctatgtctctggtTCGTAAGATAttgacgttcatacagaccgacatggccaaatcgTATCGAATATTATCGAAAtatactataaatatatactataaATATATCGATTTTTTCAAAAGGGACGGCAGGCGCTGACTGCCGTTAGCGCGCCTTGAACAAaaacgttttcattttctaaGGCTTACCTTAGAAAGCTATGGGTTCGTGCCTTGaatattaacatttaataCTCTGCCtagatttgccaaaaatctttttgccacgcccactctaacgcccacaaaccgccaaaaacggtgagagttgaaatttctccttcgcactttcactagctgagtaatgggtatcagatagtcgaggaactctactatagcgttctctcttgttatttattttcattttattcatCTCTGGTACctgactatagcgttctcttttgtttacTGCTGAATTTGTTGATTAAATCTTTCACATTAGCTATCcgaattgtaaataattttatcAACTCACCAACTACACTTATCATATTTGGGCtacattttcttaaaaaagaaaactatttatcgcaaatatttttatattcttaCTTGTAGGTCTATTTAATTTGATGCACTCATCTACTGAGGCGAAAGCGGAAATGTATATAAGGCAAGCAAGTCCGGATTCCTATCGTCAAGTTCTACGAGCGATACGTCAAAaggaaatttacaaaattataGTGGATACAAATCCATCTcacataaaaacattttttagaTCCGTAAGAACAGTTTTTGATGCTAATTCTGGAAGGCATTATACGTTTAATTATTATTGCGTTTAAAAACCTTACTTAATCGTTTTAAACGTTACAAGAACAGTTAAAGGCGTTTCGAGATTAgttgaaaagaatgtaacaAGTAGAATCACTACTTAAAACTGTGACAGTCACACTTTAAAATTGTGAGAAAAATcaaagtatttatattataagGATATCCCCTTAGTAATACGAGTTCGGGAAGttagatacatatatgtatagtgGGATACTAATTTAACCAccacaaacaaaatattttttcggTGGTAAAGTATACCCGATTTTAGTAATACATTTTGAAATGACTACCTACTATTTGTCTGTAAAATAGGCAGATTAATTAGAGATTAATTTACTGTGCTACATGAAAAAGATACTCTGAATGCTCCCACGAAAATGTTCCCTAAAGCAAGGATTCAAAGAAATCctaattttcttaatttttaacGCCAAAACTACCTAATCATATAGTGATTAGTTTTTTAACCTGTTAAAGTTTTcaaatgcatatttttaatactttttacaatttttgtaAAGGAGATAttagcaaaaaaaatgaagtatTCATAACTgacttaaataatatattttatcaCCTAAACAATTCCTATTTCTAGATTTTACAACTACAAATGAATGACCATCGTTACCATTATATGTTTACAACATTCGTAAGTAAAACAGTAAATTAAATGCTAGACCCATAAAAACCTTTTAATTTTAACATGGTTAATAATTTTGTACAGGACTTGGAGACATATGATCTGGAAGATTTCAGATATAACAGCGTAAATATAACGGCATTTCGCCTTGTGGATGTCGATAGCAAAAGATATCTTGAAgtaataaatcaaatgcagaaattacaaaacaatggATTGGATATTATAAACGGAATTCCTTATATACAGGTAAGAAAAGGGTGCATGACATAAAGCCAAGTATCATAACACTCACCGTCATGACGCCTACACACGAACATTTGTGTAATTACGCTTGAAACATATActttttgaacatttattataattgGGTGTATATCATAACACTTACGatcaaatttgaaaaaagGGAGAATACAGATACCCGTTCCTGATAACATGTCATTGGCGTTATAATGCAGTGCAAAATTCTCATGAGACCCTCGGGCGCTAAAACATATTTGAACCGAACATTATGATCCGTTTAAAAGTAACAGCGCCCGTGGGTCTTATGACACTGGGTGTTATGACAGTCGCGCAAAAAACCTACTACTTGAACAATGTaccttttttttcattatttttagaCAGAGTCTGCTTTAATGTTTGATTCGGTGTACGCGTTTGCGACTGGATTACACTTTCTACATTTAGATAATCGTCAAAATCTTTATATCAAAAACCTCTCCTGCACCTCCGACCAAACCTGGAATGATGGAATTTCATTGTATAACCAAATAAATGGAGTACGTATATGAAGcttataaatttattactCATTAACAAATATGATTTAATACTGGTTCAGGGCCGGCGACACAGTTTCATTTGGGGTGGGGAATGGATTTGCTTAAACACTTTTTTGCcaaatcatttcaaatttaGAATCCCGCGCATTTTGCAAAACAAGGTTAACTGCTTCAATTTTTTTGCACGATTCGATTATGCTCAGTTCTGTATTTTCCAGATCTATGTTGAGGATTTCtattcttttcgatttcgattctTTCGTAATTTCTGGCGTGGGGAATCCCGCACCCGAATTTCAGGCTTCAAGCTTTTCGACCCGATAAAGAATGTATTTTCTTAATTCTGGCGGCAAGTGAGTGCGTGAGTAGGGGTGAGCGCTGTGTGCTACCACTTTGctaactaataaaaaaatttaaaaaaaatctaaacatttttcaaaagggtGGGCATGCAATTTTGGTCGTTATAGTGGGCGCGGCAaaatgggtcaacaaacttgcgctgcgtctatgtctctggaatctggatgcttaatctcaactttctagcgTTTATAGTTACTGAGCTCTCGATGTTCATACgggcagacagacggacggacggacagatagCCGTCTTCTCGAGTACTACCGTCATAATACATACGACGATCTATGGTAATTTTTAAAGTGGACACAAGTAAAGacaaagtttttatttttttttattgtttattaaaactaaaatatgtGCATTAGGCTATTACAGACGGTTTAACCGGCAATGTCAATTTTGTGGATGGTCGGCGAAGCATATTCAAACTTGATATTCTTAAACTAAAGcaagaaaaaatacaaaaagttgGATATTGGCAGCCCGACGGCGGTGTAAACATTTCGGATCCAACGGCTTTCTACGATTCAAATATCGCAAATATAACATTGGTTGTTATGACTAGAGAGGTAAGCTTTAACAACGACAACTTTTATTGATACTTAATTAATTCATATCATAAGGAAATGTATTATCAAAATGTGAATTGATTTAGTTAATATTctctaaaataaaacaagagagtaCGCTATAGTCGCgttccccgactattagatatCCGTTattcagctagtggaagtacgAACAAGAAATTATGACATTTTTCTGAAATATTGataaaaattggaaaattattGAAGTTTTGTGTATGCTCTTTCAAATCAGAAAGTATACAGATCTAAATATGTAAGACAGTTGTATCAATTGCCGTAGTAattgttaacattttttaGGAGCGCCCGTATGTTATGGTTAAAGAAGACCAAAATCTTACTGGAAATATAAGGTTTGAAGGATTTTGTATTGACCTTTTGAAAGCGATCGCGACACAAGTTGGGTTTCaatataaaattgaattaGTTCCCGATAATATGTACGGTGTTTATATACCAGAGACTAATTCATGGAATGGAATAGTGCAGGAATTAATGGAAAGGGCAAGTataaacttaaattataattattacaCAAATGACATTATttaccttttaaaaatatttaataatttgatGAATTCTTCTTAGCGTGCTGATCTTGCTGTAGCCTCAATGACAATTAATTACGCTCGGGAAAGTGTTATTGACTTTACAAAACCATTTATGAATTTGGGCATTGGCATATTATTCAAGGTAAgcataaaaaaatgtgtatgcTTTGTTTCACTTTTGTAAGTGTAGTTAcgtaaattttaaaattgtagtatcaaatatataaattccCTCCATATATGTGGACAAAATTAATAGGTGCCGACAAGTCAACCCACACGACTGTT from Drosophila santomea strain STO CAGO 1482 chromosome 4, Prin_Dsan_1.1, whole genome shotgun sequence includes these protein-coding regions:
- the LOC120454846 gene encoding glutamate receptor ionotropic, kainate 2 isoform X2 encodes the protein MVRKKRETIININVRGRSYLKEICFSYIIFSILVIANALPPVIRVGAIFTDDERESSIESAFKYAIYRINKEKNLLPNTQLVYDIEYVPRDDSFRTTKKVCSQLEAGVQAIFGPTDALLASHVQSICEAYDIPHIEGRIDLEYNSKEFSINLYPSHTLLTLAYRDIMVYLNWTKVAIIYEEDYGLFNLMHSSTEAKAEMYIRQASPDSYRQVLRAIRQKEIYKIIVDTNPSHIKTFFRSILQLQMNDHRYHYMFTTFDLETYDLEDFRYNSVNITAFRLVDVDSKRYLEVINQMQKLQNNGLDIINGIPYIQTESALMFDSVYAFATGLHFLHLDNRQNLYIKNLSCTSDQTWNDGISLYNQINGAITDGLTGNVNFVDGRRSIFKLDILKLKQEKIQKVGYWQPDGGVNISDPTAFYDSNIANITLVVMTREERPYVMVKEDQNLTGNIRFEGFCIDLLKAIATQVGFQYKIELVPDNMYGVYIPETNSWNGIVQELMERRADLAVASMTINYARESVIDFTKPFMNLGIGILFKISDRAQTKFFSFIAPFAVEIWFYIVFGYIFVSISIWIVARLSPIEWVNSKPPCSMACDHILGEIPKVNCFDEQLELTNKQKMSENDEVYLSTDCKIQNSNNYVEYDDTTCDHGTVPLPLPNDVNEESSDDNTVDLVRIQNNFTLKNSFWFAIGALMQQGSDLYPRATSTRIVGGCWFFFCLIIISSYTANLAAFLTVERMISPIESASDLAEQTEISYGTLEGGSTMTFFRDSKIGIYQKMWRYMENRKTAVFVKTYEDGIRRVMEGSYAFLMESTMLDYAVQRDCNLTQIGGLLDSKGYGIATPKGSPWRDKISLAILELQEKGIIQILYDKWWKNTGDVCNRDDKSKESKANALGVENIGGVFVVLLCGLALAVVVAIFEFCWNSRKNLNTENQSLCSEMAEELRFAMHCHGSKSKHRPRKRKCLKCSSGPTYVPSNISTSNVGVHYNYFN
- the LOC120454846 gene encoding glutamate receptor ionotropic, kainate 2 isoform X1, with the protein product MVRKKRETIININVRGRSYLKEICFSYIIFSILVIANALPPVIRVGAIFTDDERESSIESAFKYAIYRINKEKNLLPNTQLVYDIEYVPRDDSFRTTKKVCSQLEAGVQAIFGPTDALLASHVQSICEAYDIPHIEGRIDLEYNSKEFSINLYPSHTLLTLAYRDIMVYLNWTKVAIIYEEDYGLFNLMHSSTEAKAEMYIRQASPDSYRQVLRAIRQKEIYKIIVDTNPSHIKTFFRSILQLQMNDHRYHYMFTTFDLETYDLEDFRYNSVNITAFRLVDVDSKRYLEVINQMQKLQNNGLDIINGIPYIQTESALMFDSVYAFATGLHFLHLDNRQNLYIKNLSCTSDQTWNDGISLYNQINGAITDGLTGNVNFVDGRRSIFKLDILKLKQEKIQKVGYWQPDGGVNISDPTAFYDSNIANITLVVMTREERPYVMVKEDQNLTGNIRFEGFCIDLLKAIATQVGFQYKIELVPDNMYGVYIPETNSWNGIVQELMERRADLAVASMTINYARESVIDFTKPFMNLGIGILFKVPTSQPTRLFSFMNPLAIEIWLYVLAAYILVSFALFVMARFSPYEWKNPHPCYKETDIVENQFTISNSFWFITGTFLRQGSGLNPKISDRAQTKFFSFIAPFAVEIWFYIVFGYIFVSISIWIVARLSPIEWVNSKPPCSMACDHILGEIPKVNCFDEQLELTNKQKMSENDEVYLSTDCKIQNSNNYVEYDDTTCDHGTVPLPLPNDVNEESSDDNTVDLVRIQNNFTLKNSFWFAIGALMQQGSDLYPRATSTRIVGGCWFFFCLIIISSYTANLAAFLTVERMISPIESASDLAEQTEISYGTLEGGSTMTFFRDSKIGIYQKMWRYMENRKTAVFVKTYEDGIRRVMEGSYAFLMESTMLDYAVQRDCNLTQIGGLLDSKGYGIATPKGSPWRDKISLAILELQEKGIIQILYDKWWKNTGDVCNRDDKSKESKANALGVENIGGVFVVLLCGLALAVVVAIFEFCWNSRKNLNTENQSLCSEMAEELRFAMHCHGSKSKHRPRKRKCLKCSSGPTYVPSNISTSNVGVHYNYFN
- the LOC120454846 gene encoding glutamate receptor ionotropic, kainate 1 isoform X4; amino-acid sequence: MVRKKRETIININVRGRSYLKEICFSYIIFSILVIANALPPVIRVGAIFTDDERESSIESAFKYAIYRINKEKNLLPNTQLVYDIEYVPRDDSFRTTKKVCSQLEAGVQAIFGPTDALLASHVQSICEAYDIPHIEGRIDLEYNSKEFSINLYPSHTLLTLAYRDIMVYLNWTKVAIIYEEDYGLFNLMHSSTEAKAEMYIRQASPDSYRQVLRAIRQKEIYKIIVDTNPSHIKTFFRSILQLQMNDHRYHYMFTTFDLETYDLEDFRYNSVNITAFRLVDVDSKRYLEVINQMQKLQNNGLDIINGIPYIQTESALMFDSVYAFATGLHFLHLDNRQNLYIKNLSCTSDQTWNDGISLYNQINGAITDGLTGNVNFVDGRRSIFKLDILKLKQEKIQKVGYWQPDGGVNISDPTAFYDSNIANITLVVMTREERPYVMVKEDQNLTGNIRFEGFCIDLLKAIATQVGFQYKIELVPDNMYGVYIPETNSWNGIVQELMERRADLAVASMTINYARESVIDFTKPFMNLGIGILFKVPTSQPTRLFSFMNPLAIEIWLYVLAAYILVSFALFVMARFSPYEWKNPHPCYKETDIVENQFTISNSFWFITGTFLRQGSGLNPKATSTRIVGGCWFFFCLIIISSYTANLAAFLTVERMISPIESASDLAEQTEISYGTLEGGSTMTFFRDSKIGIYQKMWRYMENRKTAVFVKTYEDGIRRVMEGSYAFLMESTMLDYAVQRDCNLTQIGGLLDSKGYGIATPKGSPWRDKISLAILELQEKGIIQILYDKWWKNTGDVCNRDDKSKESKANALGVENIGGVFVVLLCGLALAVVVAIFEFCWNSRKNLNTENQSLCSEMAEELRFAMHCHGSKSKHRPRKRKCLKCSSGPTYVPSNISTSNVGVHYNYFN